In Nostoc sp. GT001, a genomic segment contains:
- a CDS encoding ABC transporter ATP-binding protein produces the protein MSEALFCIENLRVAYPARSGEEATWAVDDVSFTLKPGERMGLVGESGCGKSTIGRAVMRLLPASSRIEGRVTFQGQSVFDLTPNQLRKFRGEAIALIFQDPMTRLDPLMTIGKHCIETLQAHSPQLSTREAKEKALATLAKVNIPASRWNQYPHEFSGGMRQRVAIALALLLNPKFIVADEPTTSLDVTVSAQILQELTRLCGEENMGLLLISHDLAMVAEYCDRIGVMYNGKMVEMGSTETVFRQPQHEYTRSLLKAALHIQAVTDSGELIIANDEEKQLPIINQQSPILSVTELKQHYTIEPNFIERLLNTQAQTIKAVDGINLDLYSGEILGLVGESGCGKSTLSRTILQLIRPTSGKVEFLGQDLTKLSRQEIRSSRRQIQMVFQDPHACLNPAMTVGQSIADPLFIHNLANPAKAKEQVLWMLNKVGLTPPEVYYERYPSDLSGGQQQRVAIARALITHPKLLICDEPVSMLDASVQSQVLDLMLQLKEEFELTYLFITHDLWLARFLCDRIAVMNGGKIVELGLTKQIFANPQHPYTKTLLAAAPLLARA, from the coding sequence ATGAGTGAAGCCTTATTCTGTATCGAAAATTTGCGAGTTGCCTATCCTGCTCGGAGTGGAGAAGAAGCAACCTGGGCGGTTGATGATGTATCTTTCACCTTGAAACCAGGTGAAAGGATGGGATTGGTGGGAGAGTCAGGTTGTGGTAAATCAACTATTGGACGGGCAGTAATGCGTTTACTACCAGCCTCTAGTCGGATTGAGGGACGGGTGACATTTCAAGGACAGTCAGTGTTTGACTTGACACCTAACCAGTTGCGGAAATTTCGGGGAGAGGCGATCGCCTTAATTTTTCAAGATCCCATGACACGCCTCGATCCGTTGATGACCATTGGTAAGCATTGTATCGAAACCCTCCAGGCGCACTCACCACAATTATCAACGCGGGAAGCGAAAGAAAAAGCACTTGCTACTTTAGCTAAGGTGAATATTCCCGCTAGTCGTTGGAATCAGTATCCTCATGAGTTTAGCGGTGGAATGCGCCAACGGGTAGCGATCGCTTTAGCTTTACTCCTCAACCCCAAGTTTATTGTTGCCGATGAACCCACCACCAGTTTAGATGTCACCGTTTCCGCGCAGATATTGCAAGAATTAACTCGCCTGTGCGGTGAAGAAAACATGGGATTGTTGTTGATATCTCACGATTTAGCAATGGTGGCTGAATATTGCGATCGCATTGGCGTGATGTACAACGGCAAGATGGTCGAAATGGGTTCTACAGAAACCGTATTTAGGCAACCTCAACATGAATATACACGATCGCTCTTAAAAGCAGCTTTACATATTCAAGCAGTAACTGATAGTGGAGAATTGATAATTGCTAATGACGAAGAAAAGCAATTACCAATTATTAATCAGCAATCTCCAATTTTGAGCGTTACAGAACTCAAGCAACACTACACTATAGAACCTAACTTTATCGAACGACTGCTTAACACACAAGCGCAGACAATTAAAGCAGTAGATGGAATCAACCTGGATCTTTATTCAGGAGAAATTCTTGGCTTAGTCGGAGAATCAGGTTGTGGTAAAAGCACACTATCACGAACAATATTGCAACTAATTCGTCCCACTAGTGGCAAAGTTGAGTTTTTAGGACAGGATTTAACTAAACTATCGCGTCAAGAAATTCGTTCCTCGCGGCGACAAATACAAATGGTTTTCCAAGACCCTCATGCTTGTCTCAATCCAGCGATGACAGTGGGACAAAGTATTGCAGATCCTTTATTTATCCACAATTTAGCCAATCCTGCCAAGGCAAAAGAACAGGTTTTGTGGATGCTAAATAAAGTTGGGTTAACACCGCCAGAAGTGTATTATGAGCGTTATCCGTCAGATTTGTCTGGTGGACAACAGCAAAGAGTAGCGATCGCTCGTGCTTTGATTACTCACCCTAAACTTTTAATCTGCGATGAACCAGTAAGTATGCTAGACGCCAGCGTGCAGTCACAGGTGCTTGATTTGATGTTGCAATTAAAGGAAGAGTTTGAGTTAACTTATCTATTCATCACTCACGATCTTTGGTTAGCTCGATTTTTGTGCGATCGTATTGCCGTGATGAATGGCGGTAAAATTGTCGAACTCGGTCTGACAAAACAGATTTTCGCCAATCCTCAGCATCCTTATACCAAAACCTTACTAGCTGCTGCTCCCTTACTAGCACGTGCATAA
- a CDS encoding RNA methyltransferase yields MLTSLQNSLVKQIRKLHSTKERHKQQLFLLEGTHLLEEACAVNYPLETVCCTPDWQLAHPSLWEEACSRCDRAEIVSQEVLDAIATTVQPDGVVATAKRSQRQTQLPFTGLVLALETVQDPGNLGTMIRTAAAAGASGLWVSEDSVDLDSPKVLRASAGQWFRLTTAVTEDLKATVQQSQQAGMQVVATLPDATLTYWEVDWRKPSMILLGNEGAGLSADLAAIADRQVRIPLSPGVESLNVAIAAALMLYEAQRQLICQ; encoded by the coding sequence ATGTTGACCAGTTTACAGAATTCCCTAGTCAAACAAATTCGCAAGCTGCACTCCACTAAGGAGAGGCACAAGCAACAGTTATTTCTACTAGAAGGGACGCACTTGTTAGAAGAAGCTTGTGCGGTCAATTACCCACTAGAAACAGTGTGTTGTACCCCAGATTGGCAATTAGCCCATCCTTCGCTATGGGAAGAAGCTTGTAGCCGATGCGATCGCGCCGAAATTGTCAGTCAAGAAGTCTTGGATGCGATCGCTACCACAGTCCAACCGGATGGTGTGGTGGCAACGGCAAAACGAAGCCAACGCCAAACTCAACTACCATTTACTGGTTTAGTGCTAGCTTTAGAAACGGTACAAGATCCCGGCAACCTGGGTACAATGATTCGCACCGCTGCTGCTGCCGGAGCATCAGGTTTGTGGGTAAGTGAAGATAGTGTAGATTTAGATAGCCCTAAAGTTCTGCGTGCTTCCGCAGGGCAATGGTTTCGCCTAACAACAGCCGTAACCGAAGATTTAAAAGCGACAGTCCAACAAAGTCAGCAAGCAGGAATGCAGGTAGTGGCAACCTTACCCGATGCGACTTTAACTTATTGGGAAGTGGACTGGCGAAAACCCAGTATGATTTTACTGGGAAATGAAGGTGCTGGATTGTCAGCAGATTTAGCAGCGATCGCAGATCGGCAAGTCAGAATTCCTTTGAGTCCTGGGGTGGAATCTTTGAATGTGGCGATCGCAGCCGCTTTAATGTTGTACGAAGCTCAACGGCAATTGATTTGTCAGTAG
- the murA gene encoding UDP-N-acetylglucosamine 1-carboxyvinyltransferase codes for MNPSTSLPDAKIAPEADSSVLQIWGGHPLRGHVKISGAKNSALVIMAGALLCPGDCRIRNVPLLADVERMGQVLSALGVQLTRQGDILDINASEIKTSKAPYELVTQLRASFFAIGAILARLGVAQMPLPGGCAIGARPVDLHVRGLQAMGAEVQIEHGICNAYVPGSSRRLKGAKIYLDIASVGATENLMMAATLAEGETIIENAAREPEVVDLANFCNAMGAKIKGAGTSRIIIEGVPKLHSVDYSIIPDRIEAGTFLLAAAITRSELLLSPVAPEHLIPVIAKLRDIGVTIIDEKPDHLHILPAESLKATDIETQYHPGFPTDMQAPFMALLAVAEGDSVINESVFENRLRHASELNRLGADIRVKGNAAFVRGVPKLSGAPVLGTDLRASAALVIAGLAAEGQTTIQGLQHLDRGYDRLDMKLQQLGAKILRVGETATDAEIAPSISSLSS; via the coding sequence ATTAATCCTTCTACCAGCTTACCAGATGCCAAAATTGCTCCAGAAGCAGACTCCTCAGTCTTGCAAATTTGGGGTGGGCATCCTTTGCGGGGTCATGTGAAAATTAGCGGGGCAAAAAATTCAGCACTGGTAATCATGGCTGGAGCCTTGCTGTGTCCGGGCGATTGTCGTATCCGTAATGTCCCTTTGTTAGCGGACGTAGAACGGATGGGTCAGGTGTTATCAGCTTTGGGTGTGCAATTAACCCGACAAGGTGACATTTTAGATATCAATGCCAGCGAAATTAAAACATCAAAAGCTCCCTATGAATTAGTTACCCAGTTGAGAGCGAGTTTTTTCGCCATTGGAGCCATTCTGGCAAGACTGGGAGTAGCACAGATGCCTTTACCAGGCGGTTGTGCGATCGGGGCAAGACCGGTTGACTTGCATGTTCGAGGACTGCAAGCAATGGGAGCGGAAGTACAAATTGAGCATGGCATTTGTAATGCCTACGTCCCTGGCAGCAGCCGGAGATTAAAAGGTGCGAAGATTTACTTAGACATTGCCAGCGTTGGAGCGACGGAAAACTTGATGATGGCGGCTACCCTAGCAGAGGGTGAAACGATCATCGAAAATGCTGCCAGAGAACCGGAAGTAGTCGATCTAGCTAACTTCTGTAACGCAATGGGAGCGAAGATTAAGGGCGCGGGGACTAGCAGAATTATTATCGAAGGAGTCCCCAAGTTGCATTCTGTTGACTACAGCATTATTCCCGATCGCATTGAGGCTGGGACGTTTTTGCTGGCAGCAGCAATTACCCGCTCAGAACTTCTTCTCTCGCCAGTGGCTCCAGAACATCTCATTCCAGTAATTGCCAAGCTGCGAGATATTGGAGTGACAATAATTGATGAAAAGCCTGACCACTTGCACATTCTGCCAGCGGAAAGCCTTAAGGCAACGGATATTGAAACTCAATACCATCCAGGTTTCCCCACAGATATGCAAGCGCCATTCATGGCTTTGCTGGCAGTGGCAGAAGGCGACAGCGTAATTAACGAATCCGTCTTTGAAAATCGCTTGCGTCATGCCTCAGAGTTGAATCGTTTGGGGGCAGATATTCGTGTCAAAGGCAATGCTGCTTTCGTTCGAGGAGTACCAAAATTATCTGGCGCACCAGTATTAGGTACAGACTTACGAGCATCGGCAGCGTTAGTCATCGCCGGACTAGCGGCAGAAGGACAAACCACAATTCAAGGTTTACAGCACCTTGATCGCGGCTACGATCGACTTGATATGAAGTTGCAGCAATTGGGGGCTAAAATTCTCCGCGTAGGCGAAACAGCAACAGATGCAGAAATCGCTCCCAGCATTAGTAGCCTGTCAAGTTGA
- a CDS encoding addiction module protein, with translation MDKILSAIFKVYQLLPHSKLISMDITATLNEIATLSVEDRIRIVQAIWDSIAAEQVYPDLTDAQKRELDRRTTDYDSNPDNVLTWEEIKVINKTA, from the coding sequence ATGGACAAAATCTTGTCCGCTATATTTAAGGTGTACCAGTTGCTTCCTCACTCCAAGTTAATCAGCATGGATATCACAGCTACTTTGAACGAAATCGCAACTCTCAGTGTTGAAGATAGAATCCGTATTGTGCAGGCAATTTGGGATAGCATCGCAGCAGAGCAAGTTTACCCTGATTTAACCGATGCACAAAAGCGAGAACTCGATCGTCGAACTACTGACTACGATTCAAATCCAGACAATGTGCTGACTTGGGAGGAAATCAAAGTAATTAATAAAACAGCATGA
- a CDS encoding type II toxin-antitoxin system PemK/MazF family toxin encodes MPNYSKNDIILVKYPFSDLSSSKVRPAVVVSAPHVSQDILITPLTSKTGALLEGEFVLSEWSAAGLNVATAVKRGLYTVHKSLVVKAIGKLADTDAELLEQSLRYWLGL; translated from the coding sequence ATGCCCAACTACTCTAAAAATGACATCATTTTGGTTAAGTATCCCTTTTCAGATTTGTCCAGTTCAAAAGTTAGACCTGCTGTTGTTGTAAGTGCGCCACACGTTTCTCAAGATATCCTAATTACACCCTTGACGAGCAAAACTGGAGCATTGCTAGAAGGTGAGTTTGTCTTGTCTGAATGGTCAGCAGCAGGGCTAAACGTGGCTACAGCAGTCAAGAGAGGTTTATACACAGTGCATAAAAGCTTAGTTGTAAAAGCGATCGGCAAGTTAGCTGATACTGATGCTGAACTGTTAGAGCAATCTTTGCGGTATTGGTTAGGGTTGTGA
- a CDS encoding Uma2 family endonuclease: MDALTINFAPVLQITDEQFFQLCQINELIRFERNADGTLLLMPLVGGLTSNRNANLTAQLGVWNRDESIGIAFGSSVGFILPNGAVRSPDASWLRRDRWDSLTREQKERFAPVCPDFVVELRSDTDCLTRLQNKMQEYRDNGTRLGWLIDLENRQVEIYRSARDVELLQSPASLSGEDILPGFVLNFEDIW, encoded by the coding sequence ATGGATGCGTTAACTATCAACTTTGCTCCTGTTCTTCAAATAACAGATGAGCAATTCTTCCAGTTATGTCAGATAAATGAATTAATCAGATTTGAGCGTAATGCTGATGGCACATTGCTACTAATGCCTCTAGTTGGAGGCTTAACCAGCAACCGCAATGCTAATTTAACTGCTCAACTTGGAGTGTGGAATCGTGATGAGTCAATAGGTATAGCTTTTGGTTCTTCAGTTGGGTTTATTTTACCAAATGGGGCAGTTCGTTCGCCTGACGCATCTTGGTTAAGACGTGACAGATGGGACTCTCTCACACGGGAGCAAAAAGAGAGATTTGCGCCTGTCTGTCCTGATTTTGTAGTGGAATTGCGTTCTGATACTGATTGTTTAACAAGGCTACAAAATAAAATGCAAGAGTACCGAGACAACGGTACTAGATTAGGTTGGTTAATTGATTTAGAAAATCGGCAAGTAGAAATTTATCGCTCCGCTAGAGATGTTGAATTACTGCAATCTCCTGCTAGTTTATCAGGAGAAGATATACTACCTGGATTTGTGCTTAATTTTGAAGATATCTGGTGA
- a CDS encoding HEPN domain-containing protein, with protein sequence MKLEYLVAFEKSENFCSDVNSIKNLLQSNSRISIESDKLTYKDENEESLTCNVIITTGEVQDKKQQRYILIELTYTENPENIEDQNTEVFNQVRRIVRKSLGTLTVTSKSASINTLWDDISLYYSKKSYPLIHQIENLMRKFITRFMFMTVGISAFEDIAPPELKKQVSDKKKNILEDALQELDFIQLSHFFFNKERTLTVEKLESLISKSTKIEDFKLENLKEFVPKSNWDRFFSNIIELDGNKLSEKWRVLYDLRCKVAHNKDFNKNDYEKVELLCTEISDVVNKAIEQLKLGKIKLNDEDVENVTYSSGKTILTESYPNQFHKISEEELIKELTEVQEWAKHADNFVSLKYFVMKVLGSKSYEYQTSYDMVNKMIQDGEIEVSQSIISPHTSNTVTSIRLKEKNNDNLS encoded by the coding sequence ATGAAATTAGAATATCTGGTTGCTTTTGAAAAAAGTGAGAATTTTTGTTCCGATGTTAATAGTATTAAGAATCTTTTACAATCAAATTCAAGAATTTCAATTGAGAGTGATAAACTAACATACAAAGATGAAAACGAAGAATCTTTAACTTGTAATGTAATTATTACTACAGGTGAAGTTCAAGATAAAAAACAACAAAGATATATTCTTATTGAGTTAACCTATACAGAGAATCCTGAAAATATAGAAGATCAAAACACTGAAGTTTTTAATCAAGTAAGAAGAATTGTTAGAAAATCATTAGGAACTTTGACTGTAACTAGTAAAAGCGCAAGCATAAATACATTATGGGATGATATTTCTTTGTATTATTCAAAAAAATCATATCCGCTTATTCATCAAATTGAAAACTTGATGAGAAAATTTATCACTCGCTTTATGTTCATGACAGTTGGAATATCTGCATTTGAAGATATAGCCCCACCAGAACTCAAAAAGCAAGTCAGCGATAAAAAGAAAAATATTTTAGAAGATGCATTACAAGAATTAGATTTTATACAGTTATCTCATTTCTTTTTTAATAAAGAAAGAACACTGACCGTAGAAAAATTAGAATCTTTAATTAGCAAATCTACAAAAATTGAAGATTTCAAATTAGAAAACTTAAAAGAATTTGTACCTAAATCAAACTGGGACAGATTTTTTTCCAATATTATAGAATTGGATGGGAATAAATTATCAGAAAAGTGGAGAGTACTTTATGATCTAAGATGTAAAGTTGCTCATAATAAAGACTTTAATAAAAATGATTATGAAAAAGTTGAATTACTTTGTACAGAAATATCTGATGTTGTAAATAAAGCTATTGAGCAGTTAAAATTGGGTAAAATAAAATTAAATGATGAAGATGTAGAAAACGTAACTTATTCTAGTGGGAAAACTATCCTTACAGAAAGTTACCCAAATCAATTTCATAAAATTTCGGAAGAAGAGTTAATTAAAGAGTTAACGGAAGTTCAAGAATGGGCTAAACATGCTGATAATTTTGTTAGTTTAAAATACTTTGTAATGAAGGTTCTAGGTTCAAAATCTTATGAATATCAAACAAGCTATGACATGGTTAATAAGATGATTCAAGATGGAGAAATTGAAGTTTCTCAAAGTATAATATCTCCACATACAAGTAATACTGTAACATCAATTAGGTTGAAAGAAAAAAATAATGATAATCTAAGCTAG
- a CDS encoding XisI protein, which produces MDKLTQYRQLVQKILQKYSEQKPADGNIEVETIFDTERDHYQIVHVGWEGQEWVHSCIIHIDIKNEKIWLQWNGTEDDIAANFVAAGVPKENIVLGFQSPFMRQFTEYAVS; this is translated from the coding sequence ATGGATAAATTAACTCAATATCGCCAGCTTGTACAAAAGATATTACAGAAATATAGTGAGCAAAAACCAGCTGACGGAAATATAGAAGTTGAAACAATTTTTGATACAGAACGTGACCATTATCAAATAGTTCATGTGGGCTGGGAAGGTCAGGAATGGGTACATAGTTGTATTATCCATATTGATATTAAAAATGAAAAAATTTGGCTTCAGTGGAATGGTACAGAAGATGATATTGCAGCTAATTTTGTAGCTGCGGGAGTTCCCAAGGAAAATATTGTGTTAGGTTTCCAGTCTCCTTTTATGAGACAGTTTACAGAATACGCAGTGAGTTAG
- a CDS encoding XisH family protein: MSAKDVFHEVVKTALYKDGWQITHDPLTISVGGVNLSIDLAAQKLIAAEREGQKIAVEVKSFLERSSAISEFHTALGQFINYRGALRRRQPERVLYLAVPLTTYKTFFQLDFPKEMIAENQVKMLIYDVEQEVIFQWIN, encoded by the coding sequence ATGTCTGCTAAAGATGTCTTTCACGAAGTTGTAAAAACAGCTTTATACAAAGATGGTTGGCAAATTACTCACGATCCACTCACAATAAGTGTGGGAGGAGTTAACCTTTCGATTGATTTAGCCGCCCAAAAGCTGATTGCAGCAGAACGTGAAGGACAAAAAATTGCAGTCGAAGTCAAAAGTTTTTTAGAGAGGTCGTCTGCTATTTCAGAATTTCATACAGCATTAGGACAATTTATTAATTATAGAGGTGCATTACGACGGCGACAACCAGAGCGTGTTTTATATTTAGCAGTACCTTTAACAACTTACAAAACATTTTTTCAACTTGATTTCCCTAAAGAGATGATAGCAGAAAATCAAGTTAAAATGCTTATTTATGATGTAGAGCAAGAGGTAATTTTCCAATGGATAAATTAA